The following are encoded in a window of uncultured Pseudomonas sp. genomic DNA:
- a CDS encoding pilin assembly protein produces MKIHELVQHWQENAQGRLSATPYQIHLDLEAAARLAALQEMYPKHHVEELLGELLGAALEELEASLPYVKGNKVVATDELGDPLYEDIGLTPRFLALSRKHLRELS; encoded by the coding sequence ATGAAAATTCACGAGCTGGTTCAACACTGGCAGGAAAACGCCCAGGGGCGACTGAGCGCCACACCCTATCAGATCCATCTCGACCTGGAAGCCGCCGCACGCCTGGCCGCGCTGCAGGAGATGTACCCCAAACACCACGTCGAAGAACTGCTTGGTGAGCTGCTCGGGGCAGCCCTCGAAGAGCTGGAAGCCAGCTTGCCCTACGTCAAGGGCAACAAAGTGGTAGCCACCGATGAATTGGGTGACCCTCTGTATGAAGACATCGGCCTGACGCCGCGCTTCCTCGCCCTGTCACGCAAGCATCTGCGCGAGCTAAGCTAG
- the prfB gene encoding peptide chain release factor 2 (programmed frameshift): MEINPILNSIKDLSERTQTIRGYLDYDHKHDRLVEVNRELEDPNVWNNPEYAQNLGRERAALALIVDTLDDLHGSLGDSRDLLEMAAEEDDQAAADDVAAEVERLRDILEKLEFRRMFRGEMDPNNAYLDIQAGSGGTEAQDWANILLRMYLRWADKRGFDATIMELSAGEVAGIKGATLHIKGEYAYGWLRTEIGVHRLVRKSPFDSGNRRHTSFTAVFVSPEIDDNIEIDINPADLRTDTYRSSGAGGQHVNTTDSAVRITHVPTNTVVSCQNERSQHANRDTAMKMLRAKLYELEMQKRREASQALEDTKSDIGWGHQIRSYVLDASRIKDLRTNIERSDCDKVLDGDIDEYLVASLKQGL, encoded by the exons ATGGAAATCAACCCGATCCTCAACAGCATCAAGGACCTGTCCGAGCGCACCCAAACCATTCGGGGGTATCTT GACTACGATCACAAACATGATCGTCTGGTCGAAGTAAACCGCGAGCTCGAAGACCCTAACGTCTGGAATAACCCCGAATACGCGCAGAACCTGGGCCGCGAGCGTGCCGCACTGGCATTGATCGTCGACACCCTGGATGACCTGCACGGTAGCCTGGGCGACTCGCGTGACCTGCTGGAAATGGCCGCCGAAGAAGACGACCAAGCCGCTGCCGATGATGTGGCTGCCGAAGTCGAGCGCTTGCGCGACATCCTCGAAAAACTCGAATTCCGCCGTATGTTCCGTGGCGAGATGGACCCCAACAACGCCTACCTGGATATCCAGGCCGGCTCCGGCGGTACCGAGGCTCAGGACTGGGCCAACATCCTGCTGCGCATGTACCTGCGCTGGGCCGACAAGCGCGGCTTCGATGCGACCATCATGGAACTGTCCGCTGGCGAAGTCGCCGGGATCAAGGGCGCAACCCTGCACATCAAGGGCGAGTACGCCTATGGCTGGCTGCGCACCGAGATTGGCGTACACCGCCTGGTACGCAAGAGCCCGTTTGACTCCGGCAACCGTCGCCACACCTCGTTTACCGCGGTGTTCGTCTCGCCGGAAATCGATGACAACATTGAAATCGACATCAACCCGGCGGATCTGCGCACCGACACCTACCGCTCCTCGGGCGCGGGCGGTCAGCACGTAAACACCACCGACTCGGCGGTGCGTATCACCCACGTACCGACCAATACGGTGGTCAGCTGCCAGAACGAACGCTCCCAGCACGCCAACCGCGATACCGCGATGAAAATGTTGCGGGCCAAGTTGTACGAGCTGGAAATGCAGAAACGCCGCGAAGCCTCCCAGGCGCTGGAAGACACCAAGTCGGATATCGGCTGGGGGCACCAGATTCGCTCCTATGTACTCGATGCCTCGCGGATCAAGGATCTGCGTACCAACATCGAGCGCAGTGACTGCGACAAAGTGCTCGACGGCGATATCGACGAATACCTGGTGGCGAGCCTGAAGCAAGGGCTCTAA
- a CDS encoding TetR family transcriptional regulator, translating into MTAKPAQESATLVANAIAESVQYQGRKASRQGSEQRRQAILDAAMRIIVRDGVRAVRHRAVAAEAAVPLSATTYYFKDINDLISDTFTQFVERSAAHMGQFWQGTEGLLREQVSNLDGSAEARRRLANEIARLAVEYVREQLSSRREHLLAEQAFQQEALLNPRLRGLVRAHRQILLQGVTHFFEVLGSQHAEQDAKLLTAIIVRMEYQGLLDGVDHLDSEEMLAMLKRYMHLVLGL; encoded by the coding sequence GTGACAGCCAAGCCCGCCCAAGAAAGCGCCACCCTGGTGGCCAATGCCATCGCTGAGAGCGTTCAATACCAGGGCCGCAAAGCCAGTCGTCAGGGCAGCGAGCAGCGCCGTCAGGCTATTCTCGATGCGGCCATGCGCATTATCGTGCGTGATGGCGTGCGCGCTGTGCGTCACCGCGCCGTAGCGGCCGAGGCCGCGGTGCCGTTGTCGGCCACGACCTATTACTTCAAAGATATTAATGACCTGATCAGCGATACCTTCACCCAGTTCGTCGAGCGCAGTGCGGCGCATATGGGGCAGTTTTGGCAGGGCACCGAGGGCTTGCTGCGTGAGCAGGTGAGCAACCTGGATGGTAGCGCCGAAGCGCGGCGGCGGCTGGCCAATGAAATCGCCCGGTTGGCCGTGGAATACGTGCGTGAGCAGTTGTCGAGCCGCCGTGAGCACCTGCTGGCGGAGCAGGCCTTTCAGCAGGAGGCCTTGCTCAATCCACGCTTGCGCGGGTTGGTGCGTGCCCATCGACAAATTCTGCTACAGGGCGTGACGCACTTCTTCGAGGTGCTGGGTTCGCAGCACGCGGAGCAGGATGCCAAGCTGTTGACGGCGATTATCGTACGCATGGAATATCAGGGCCTGCTCGATGGTGTCGATCATCTGGACAGTGAGGAGATGTTGGCCATGCTTAAACGTTATATGCACTTGGTACTGGGCCTCTAG
- a CDS encoding OmpA family protein gives MHKHIMLPALFILSAGLTACATPPNDNLEQARANYANLESDPQSLKLAALETQAAEKTLDNADQAYREGEDEESVDQLAYVANQKVELAKHTIALRIAEQKLGNMANLRARARLEARDAQIRSLQESMQAKPTERGAMITFGDVLFDLNKADLRPSAFGKVQTLAQFLKDNPERKVLVEGFTDSTGSDQYNLELSQRRADGLKHALARQGVDINRIATRGFGEEYALTDNSTPAARAMNRRVEVTVSNGADAVAPRR, from the coding sequence ATGCATAAACACATCATGCTTCCCGCCCTATTCATTCTCAGCGCAGGCCTTACCGCGTGCGCAACGCCCCCTAACGACAACCTTGAGCAGGCCCGCGCCAACTACGCCAATCTGGAAAGTGACCCTCAATCACTCAAGCTAGCGGCCCTGGAAACCCAGGCAGCCGAGAAGACCCTAGACAATGCCGACCAGGCTTATCGCGAGGGTGAAGACGAAGAGTCCGTCGACCAACTGGCCTATGTGGCCAACCAAAAAGTCGAACTCGCCAAACACACCATTGCGCTGAGAATTGCCGAACAAAAGCTCGGCAATATGGCCAACCTTCGTGCACGCGCACGCCTTGAGGCACGCGACGCGCAAATCCGTAGCTTGCAGGAGTCAATGCAAGCCAAGCCAACCGAGCGCGGCGCGATGATTACCTTTGGGGATGTGCTGTTCGACCTGAACAAGGCTGATTTACGACCCAGCGCCTTCGGTAAAGTGCAGACCCTCGCGCAATTCCTTAAGGACAACCCGGAGCGCAAGGTGCTCGTGGAAGGCTTTACCGACAGCACCGGTTCAGACCAATACAACCTAGAACTGTCCCAGCGCCGCGCTGATGGGCTAAAACACGCACTGGCTCGCCAGGGTGTGGACATCAACCGCATTGCTACACGCGGCTTCGGTGAGGAGTATGCGCTTACCGACAACAGCACTCCGGCAGCACGCGCGATGAATCGTCGTGTCGAGGTGACTGTATCTAACGGTGCCGATGCAGTGGCGCCACGCCGCTAA
- a CDS encoding DUF4398 domain-containing protein, protein MFKFPATRSLKTLALVGAVFLAGCAGNPPTDQFALTNTAVKAAETAGAAEFAPLELKSARDKSRLAEQANFDKNYAQASNLAEQAEWDARVAERKARAAKAEKAVMDAEKGVEELREEGLRSAE, encoded by the coding sequence ATGTTCAAGTTTCCCGCAACGCGCTCACTGAAAACCTTGGCCTTGGTCGGAGCGGTGTTTCTGGCCGGTTGTGCCGGAAACCCACCAACAGATCAGTTCGCTTTGACCAATACGGCGGTAAAAGCGGCAGAAACAGCCGGGGCTGCCGAGTTTGCTCCACTGGAACTGAAGTCTGCACGCGACAAATCTCGTCTGGCCGAGCAGGCCAATTTCGACAAGAACTATGCACAGGCAAGCAACCTTGCCGAACAGGCCGAGTGGGACGCTCGGGTAGCAGAGCGTAAGGCCCGCGCAGCTAAGGCAGAGAAGGCCGTAATGGATGCCGAGAAAGGTGTCGAAGAACTGCGCGAGGAAGGTTTGCGCAGCGCCGAATGA
- a CDS encoding flavohemoglobin expression-modulating QEGLA motif protein yields MNSHTELDDYQLVVRALSDRLVEAQTPIRVLDAVKWDDSIRSEFLKHKGKKLPAVDRAYYASRPLPFDAAGKKLEFQNIERDITRQLGQFNPVGKIMRRMCREYRMVIRMLEARGTEDFGLISQELYGAASDAFHAGDPTLADLGLMFSDFLNNIDQRGDLKDEAKTLTAKEAVNLLQHRLNKVFGEAEETIRVFESDGILADAAAGADYIKIRADAMFNERDVKALEVHEGLVHVATTLNGQNQPICTFLAKGPPSSTVTQEGLAILMEVIAFASYPTRLRKLTNRTRAIHMAEEGADFLQVFDFYREQGFSQEQSYSNANRVFRGSTPSGLPFTKDLSYLKGFIMVYNYIQLAVRKGKLEQIPLLFCGKTTLEDMRSLSQLVDEGLVVAPKYLPPQFSDLNSLSAWMCFSNFLNHLSLDRIEADYANIL; encoded by the coding sequence ATGAACAGTCATACCGAGTTGGACGATTATCAGTTGGTTGTGCGTGCACTGTCCGATCGTTTGGTTGAGGCGCAAACACCGATTCGTGTCCTGGATGCGGTGAAGTGGGACGACTCGATTCGTAGCGAGTTTCTCAAGCACAAGGGTAAAAAATTACCCGCCGTCGACCGTGCCTACTACGCCAGTCGGCCGCTGCCCTTTGATGCGGCAGGGAAGAAGCTGGAGTTTCAGAATATTGAGCGCGACATCACCCGTCAGCTCGGCCAGTTCAACCCGGTGGGCAAGATCATGCGGCGCATGTGCCGCGAGTACCGCATGGTCATCCGTATGCTTGAAGCGCGCGGCACCGAAGATTTTGGCCTGATCAGTCAGGAACTCTACGGCGCGGCGTCCGATGCCTTCCACGCCGGTGATCCGACGCTGGCCGATCTTGGCCTGATGTTTTCGGACTTCCTCAACAACATCGACCAGCGCGGTGACCTCAAGGATGAGGCCAAGACCTTGACCGCCAAAGAGGCGGTCAACCTGCTGCAGCACCGCTTAAACAAGGTGTTTGGCGAGGCGGAAGAGACCATTCGGGTGTTCGAGTCCGACGGTATTCTGGCTGATGCGGCGGCGGGTGCCGATTACATCAAGATCCGCGCCGATGCGATGTTCAACGAGCGTGACGTCAAGGCCCTGGAAGTGCACGAAGGCTTGGTGCATGTGGCAACCACCCTGAATGGGCAGAATCAGCCAATTTGCACCTTTCTGGCCAAAGGCCCGCCATCTTCGACTGTGACCCAGGAAGGTCTGGCGATCCTCATGGAGGTGATTGCTTTCGCCTCTTACCCAACCCGTTTGCGCAAACTGACCAACCGTACCCGCGCCATTCATATGGCTGAAGAGGGCGCAGATTTTCTGCAAGTATTCGACTTCTACCGCGAGCAGGGTTTCAGCCAGGAGCAGAGCTACAGCAATGCTAACCGGGTGTTCCGCGGCTCAACCCCTAGCGGTTTGCCTTTCACCAAGGACCTGTCCTACCTGAAAGGCTTTATCATGGTTTACAACTACATTCAGTTGGCCGTGCGCAAAGGCAAGCTGGAGCAGATTCCGCTGTTGTTCTGCGGCAAGACCACCCTCGAGGACATGCGCTCGCTGAGCCAGTTGGTGGATGAAGGGTTAGTCGTCGCGCCCAAGTACCTGCCGCCGCAGTTCAGCGACCTCAACTCGTTGTCGGCCTGGATGTGTTTCTCTAACTTCCTCAATCACCTGAGCCTGGATCGCATCGAAGCCGACTACGCCAATATCCTCTAG
- the lysS gene encoding lysine--tRNA ligase encodes MSDQQLDQHELQQEENKLIAQRKEKLAAIRAQGNAFPNDFRRDCYCADLQKQYAERTKEELAEAAIPVKVAGRIMLNRGSFMVLQDMTGRIQVYVNRKTLSEETLAAVKTWDMGDIISAVGTLARSGKGDLYVEMTEVRLLTKSLRPLPDKHHGLTDTEQRYRQRYVDLIVNEDVRQTFRVRSQVIAHIRSFLMQRDFLEVETPMLQTIPGGAAAKPFETHHNALDMEMFLRIAPELYLKRLVVGGFEKVFEINRNFRNEGVSTRHNPEFTMLEFYQAYADYEDNMDLTEELFRELAQLVLGSTDVPYGDKVFHFGEPFVRLSVFDSILKYNPQITAADLQDIDKARAIAKQAGAKVLGFEGLGKLQVMIFEELVEHKLEQPHFITQYPFEVSPLARRNDENPNVTDRFELFIGGREIANAYSELNDAEDQAERFMAQVADKDAGDDEAMHYDADFVRALEYGMPPTAGEGIGIDRLVMLLTNSPSIRDVILFPHMRPQA; translated from the coding sequence ATGAGCGACCAACAACTCGACCAACACGAACTGCAACAGGAAGAAAACAAGCTGATTGCCCAGCGCAAAGAAAAGCTTGCTGCCATCCGTGCGCAGGGCAACGCTTTCCCTAACGACTTTCGCCGTGACTGCTACTGTGCCGACCTGCAGAAACAGTACGCCGAGAGGACTAAGGAAGAGCTGGCCGAGGCCGCGATTCCGGTCAAAGTGGCCGGGCGCATCATGCTCAACCGTGGCTCGTTCATGGTGCTGCAAGATATGACCGGGCGTATTCAGGTCTACGTCAACCGCAAGACCCTGTCCGAAGAAACCCTGGCCGCAGTGAAAACCTGGGACATGGGCGACATCATTTCCGCCGTGGGCACCCTGGCCCGTTCCGGCAAGGGCGACCTCTACGTCGAAATGACCGAAGTGCGCCTGCTGACCAAGTCACTGCGCCCGCTGCCAGATAAGCACCACGGCCTGACCGACACCGAGCAGCGCTACCGACAGCGTTACGTTGACCTGATCGTCAACGAAGACGTGCGTCAGACCTTCCGCGTGCGCTCGCAGGTGATCGCGCACATCCGTAGCTTCCTGATGCAGCGCGACTTCCTTGAAGTGGAAACGCCGATGCTGCAGACCATCCCCGGCGGTGCCGCGGCCAAGCCGTTTGAAACACACCACAATGCGCTGGACATGGAAATGTTCCTGCGTATCGCCCCGGAGCTGTACCTCAAGCGTCTGGTGGTTGGCGGCTTCGAGAAGGTCTTCGAGATCAACCGCAACTTCCGTAACGAAGGCGTTTCGACTCGGCACAACCCCGAGTTCACCATGCTCGAGTTCTACCAGGCCTACGCCGACTACGAAGACAACATGGACCTGACCGAGGAGCTGTTCCGCGAGCTGGCGCAGCTGGTGCTGGGTTCGACTGACGTGCCGTACGGCGACAAGGTGTTCCACTTCGGCGAGCCGTTTGTGCGCCTGTCGGTGTTCGACTCGATCCTCAAGTACAACCCGCAAATCACTGCTGCCGATCTGCAGGACATCGACAAGGCCCGCGCTATCGCCAAGCAAGCCGGGGCCAAGGTGCTCGGCTTCGAAGGTCTGGGCAAGCTGCAGGTGATGATTTTCGAAGAGCTGGTCGAGCACAAGTTGGAGCAGCCGCACTTCATTACTCAGTACCCGTTCGAGGTCTCGCCGCTGGCACGTCGCAACGACGAAAACCCCAACGTCACCGACCGCTTCGAGCTGTTTATCGGTGGCCGCGAGATCGCCAACGCCTACTCCGAGTTGAACGATGCCGAAGATCAGGCCGAGCGCTTTATGGCGCAGGTGGCCGATAAAGACGCCGGTGACGATGAAGCCATGCATTACGACGCCGACTTCGTGCGCGCGCTGGAGTACGGCATGCCGCCGACCGCAGGGGAAGGCATCGGTATTGACCGCCTGGTGATGTTGTTGACCAACTCACCGTCGATTCGTGACGTGATCCTGTTCCCGCATATGCGCCCGCAAGCCTGA
- a CDS encoding chemotaxis response regulator protein-glutamate methylesterase, whose amino-acid sequence MRIGIVNDMPLAVEALRRTLARAPEHQVVWVAGSGVEAVQRCAEDTPDLLLMDLLMPEMDGVEATRQIMAQTPCAILIVTSDVERHVSRVFEAMGHGALDVVATPALGEAQLPDAATLLRKIHNLDLLLGQKNVRKAPEPIPRESSSCRQRLVVIGASAGGPASLVELLKQLPPGFPAAIVLVQHVDETFAAGMAQWLASESPLPVRLARIGDVPQPGSVLLAGTNDHLIMQRNGQLTYSAEPSTHIYRPSIDVFFDSVVANWKGDSIGVLLTGMGRDGAQGLLNMRQGGFLTIAQDQASCAVYGMPKAAAQLDAAVEILPLAEIGRRLVTLFD is encoded by the coding sequence ATGAGAATCGGAATAGTCAACGATATGCCGCTGGCAGTGGAGGCGTTGCGTCGCACGTTGGCGCGCGCCCCCGAGCATCAGGTGGTCTGGGTGGCGGGCAGTGGCGTGGAGGCTGTGCAGCGCTGTGCTGAAGACACCCCGGACCTGCTGTTGATGGACTTGCTGATGCCTGAAATGGATGGCGTGGAAGCCACCCGCCAGATTATGGCCCAGACCCCTTGCGCCATCTTGATCGTCACCTCGGATGTCGAACGGCATGTTAGCCGTGTGTTCGAGGCCATGGGGCATGGCGCGCTGGATGTCGTCGCGACGCCGGCGCTGGGCGAAGCGCAGTTGCCGGATGCCGCCACACTGTTGCGCAAGATTCATAATTTGGACCTGCTGCTGGGGCAAAAAAATGTCCGCAAAGCCCCCGAGCCGATCCCGCGTGAGAGTAGCAGTTGCCGCCAGCGGCTGGTGGTTATTGGTGCATCGGCGGGTGGCCCGGCGTCCTTAGTCGAGCTGCTCAAGCAATTGCCGCCTGGGTTCCCCGCCGCCATTGTGCTGGTGCAGCACGTGGACGAAACCTTCGCTGCCGGCATGGCGCAATGGTTGGCCAGCGAGTCACCGCTGCCGGTACGTTTGGCCCGCATCGGCGATGTGCCGCAACCCGGCAGCGTGTTGCTGGCTGGCACTAATGATCACCTGATCATGCAGCGTAATGGCCAGCTGACCTACAGCGCCGAGCCCAGCACGCATATTTATCGGCCGTCGATCGATGTTTTTTTTGACAGCGTGGTGGCTAACTGGAAGGGCGACTCGATAGGCGTATTGCTCACGGGCATGGGCCGCGATGGTGCTCAGGGGTTACTGAACATGCGCCAGGGTGGCTTTCTGACCATTGCTCAGGATCAGGCCAGTTGTGCGGTGTATGGCATGCCCAAAGCGGCTGCGCAGCTTGACGCTGCAGTGGAAATATTACCGTTGGCCGAGATTGGCCGGCGTCTCGTGACGCTGTTTGATTAA
- a CDS encoding diguanylate cyclase codes for MRSDPQFYGAQEGASVSAPLMVLLVDDQAMIGEAVRRALATEANISFHFCSDPLQAVSLAEQIKPTVILQDLVMPGMDGLELLAEYRSRSTLQDVPIIVLSTKEDPKVKSAAFSRGANDYLVKLPDVIELVARIRYHSRSYLALQQRDEAFRALRESQQQLLEANLVLQRLMRSDGLTGLANRRHFDDCLNSEWARALREQSELSLLMIDVDYFKAFNDRFGHVEGDEALRQVATCLSDMCNRSSDLAARYGGEEFVMILPGTSRGGARLLAEKVRLCVQALAIPHEQPTQDSTVSISLGVATLTPRSDMAPTDLVELADRGLYLAKQNGRNQVGVAEPDKVRRPEVG; via the coding sequence ATGCGTAGTGATCCTCAGTTTTACGGTGCTCAGGAGGGTGCATCGGTATCGGCTCCGTTGATGGTCTTACTGGTCGATGACCAAGCGATGATTGGTGAGGCTGTGCGCAGGGCCTTGGCGACTGAGGCGAATATTTCTTTTCATTTCTGCTCTGATCCTCTGCAGGCCGTCAGCCTGGCAGAACAGATCAAGCCAACGGTTATCCTGCAAGACTTGGTCATGCCAGGCATGGACGGTCTTGAATTGCTGGCCGAGTACCGCAGCCGCAGCACCCTGCAAGATGTGCCGATTATCGTGCTGTCGACCAAGGAAGACCCCAAGGTCAAGAGCGCGGCATTCTCCCGCGGGGCCAACGACTATTTGGTCAAGCTGCCCGATGTGATTGAGCTGGTGGCGCGCATTCGTTACCACTCACGCTCTTATTTGGCCTTGCAGCAGCGCGATGAAGCTTTTCGTGCGTTGCGTGAGAGCCAGCAGCAATTGCTCGAGGCCAATCTGGTGTTGCAACGCTTGATGAGGTCTGACGGGCTCACGGGCCTGGCTAACCGTCGGCATTTCGATGACTGCCTGAACAGTGAGTGGGCGCGCGCGCTGCGTGAGCAAAGCGAGTTGTCGCTGCTGATGATTGATGTCGATTACTTCAAGGCCTTCAATGATCGCTTTGGCCATGTCGAGGGTGATGAGGCCTTGCGCCAGGTGGCCACCTGCCTGAGTGACATGTGCAACCGCTCTTCGGACCTGGCGGCGCGGTATGGCGGTGAGGAATTCGTCATGATTCTGCCGGGCACTTCGCGTGGCGGCGCGCGCTTACTGGCAGAGAAGGTCCGGCTTTGTGTGCAGGCTTTGGCGATTCCCCATGAGCAGCCGACCCAGGACTCCACCGTCAGCATCAGCCTGGGCGTTGCCACGCTCACCCCGCGGAGCGATATGGCCCCTACCGACCTGGTCGAACTGGCCGACCGTGGCTTGTACCTGGCCAAGCAGAATGGGCGTAACCAAGTGGGCGTTGCCGAGCCGGATAAGGTGCGCCGGCCTGAGGTTGGCTGA
- a CDS encoding TIGR00266 family protein, translating to MPSHQLDYEILGASAQSVEIILDPGETVIAEAGVMNYMTDGIHFETRMGDGAAAGVLGKLWSMGKRMLTGESLFMTHFSNAGKAQARVAFAAPYPGTVVPIQLAEHGGTLICQKDAFLCAAYGTAVGISFNKRLGAGFFGGEGFILQKLEGDGLAFVHAGGTVIRKQLNKETLRLDTGCLVAFTSGIDYDIALAGGLKSMLFGGEGILLATLKGTGTVWVQSLPFSRLAERIYEATFKAREEVRAGGK from the coding sequence ATGCCCAGCCATCAACTCGACTACGAAATTCTTGGGGCCTCCGCGCAGAGTGTGGAGATCATTCTCGATCCCGGTGAAACGGTGATCGCCGAGGCTGGGGTGATGAATTACATGACCGACGGCATCCACTTTGAAACGCGCATGGGCGATGGCGCGGCTGCGGGTGTGCTGGGCAAGCTATGGAGCATGGGCAAGCGCATGCTGACGGGCGAGTCGCTGTTTATGACGCATTTTTCCAATGCCGGCAAAGCCCAGGCCCGGGTGGCTTTTGCTGCTCCTTACCCCGGCACCGTGGTGCCGATTCAGTTGGCCGAGCATGGCGGTACGCTGATCTGTCAGAAGGACGCCTTTCTCTGCGCGGCCTACGGCACAGCAGTCGGCATCAGCTTTAACAAACGCCTGGGGGCGGGGTTCTTCGGCGGTGAAGGTTTTATCCTGCAAAAGCTTGAAGGTGACGGCCTGGCCTTTGTGCATGCCGGCGGTACGGTTATTCGCAAGCAGCTAAACAAAGAAACCCTGCGCCTGGACACCGGTTGCCTGGTGGCCTTTACCAGCGGTATCGATTACGACATCGCCCTGGCGGGCGGGCTGAAGAGCATGCTGTTTGGTGGCGAAGGTATTCTCCTGGCCACGCTCAAGGGCACCGGCACCGTGTGGGTGCAGAGTCTGCCGTTTTCACGGCTGGCCGAACGTATTTACGAGGCGACCTTCAAGGCCCGCGAGGAAGTGCGTGCTGGCGGCAAGTAA